The Mytilus galloprovincialis chromosome 4, xbMytGall1.hap1.1, whole genome shotgun sequence genome contains a region encoding:
- the LOC143073294 gene encoding uncharacterized protein LOC143073294: protein MAGDSHKKTFLILTVFISIIAVGLTVAAFSTDNWVKFTGSKLNDTGCYQNKSDDACKTNGRFGLFRGDNEINYKFGTRGRKSKVICTDGWCSYYTVMTYLGETLDTEAGIKYIKNISSIYTEKKDKGGNVHDWEYGLFGFGYWVTILVMLSLGIVWGLVTISFTVFNIFGKPIETITGPLGLYLWNLLGLIFMLIGVILFAVLFQTNFAKNVLPQNDYGYHTFRTDSSLDYSFYFTVGSLVGFLLNLLLLMFSGYSVRCACTQEANKAIDNGIILY from the exons ATGGCAGGAGACAGCCATAAGAAAACGTTTTTAATTTTGACAGTGTTTATAAGTATAATTGCTGTTGGACTGACCGTAGCAGCATTTTCAACAGACAACTGGGTGAAATTTACAGGCAGTAAACTCAATGACACAGGATGTTATCAAAATAAATCGGATGATGCTTGTAAAACAAATGGAAGGTTTGGTCTGTTTAGAGGTGATAatgaaataaattacaaatttggAACTAGGGGCAGAAAAAGTAAAG ttattTGTACCGATGGTTGGTGTTCATACTATACAGTGATGACATATCTAGGAGAAACACTTGATACAGAGGCAGGGATTAAATATATTAAGAATATTTCCAGTATATAtactgaaaaaaaagataaaggag gaAATGTACATGACTGGGAATATGGACTGTTTGGTTTTGGTTATTGGGTTACCATTCTGGTGATGCTATCTTTAGGAATAGTTTGGGGACTGGTTACCATTAGTTTTACAGTTTTCAACATCTTTGGTAAACCTATAGAGACAATAACAGGTCCGCTAGGATTGTATCTGTGGAACTTATTAGGTT tGATATTCATGTTAATTGGAGTAATCTTGTTTGCTGTGCTGTTCCAAACCAACTTTGCAAAAAATGTTTTACCGCAGAACGACTATGGATACCATACATTCCGGACCGACTCATCTCTGGACTATTCTTTTTACTTCACTGTGGGATCATTAGTAGGTTTTCTATTGAACTTACTCCTTCTTATGTTTTCTGGATACAGTGTGAGGTGTGCCTGTACACAGGAGGCTAATAAGGCAATAGACAATGGCATTATATTGTACTAA
- the LOC143073292 gene encoding uncharacterized protein LOC143073292 isoform X2, whose protein sequence is MPTFSTSETESSGSGRMAERIRPEKTPRQRVQKIWRNVRWAQSFPEETLAMESTEITPNFALRKIALLFETKKYDECATLIRRMNSVTLGNILAEVPLEVLYDSMPHSLSILEALYVKLFDKIDEEFPKEHIRTDLLVKRMVTCFAILAKSTDKNSNVYYPFCRNILRVVSSVEPGLRHQLRQKKKALDKCLKHLGQHGLVDSSGGSLMNLHDSLKLEIEKVENQYKTALQKLDELSLSAKHPMSSSITFGKAPTLVSHQRLMQLSRDEVESRLIKNRTVYNIIEPAITNQYLKKLIHILEKRIEYDKISMFHENELRKSCENLPDDAFMSTTLQHFSQGYAVIIRLLKEVAEEEEAPTEDEAPSSDEDIVSPVTHMDRMKTISNFNGLFTLKTNGGSTGRGFLRTDKKGLRPSIISGPFPFNSKSLNGTTNGYSRPIRHSFSHVNGHSLTNGHSHHHDNKMENLEKEVENLKLELETSRQEIKRLQEHEQELTDRLADQVQSQFTTNNQHFEDLNLGENRPTELVRQYGNLYSDARMDAIDALDSIEELGELSLLKEKILFSVVVLSFRDTQQMLHEIKGKLRHVLNLPHPDASQNTVDEITQKMESQLNLYLQHTSHRYDLTVVTQDVCRQIYATLFDYPCLKDCIGLQKYITASVRVAWGLTVQNPPYVIQYDSRKFNPDIHTRFHSSNSTSDGIQTFIWPGLTEGYGGHCVCKAVVIT, encoded by the exons aCGGAGAGTTCTGGATCTGGAAGGATGGCAGAGCGAATACGTCCAGAGAAGACACCTCGACAAAGAGTTCAGAAAATATGGCGTAATGTCCGATGGGCGCAGTCCTTTCCAGAAGAAACATTGGCAATGGAGTCAACTGAAATAACACCAAACTTCGCCTTGAGGAAAATTGCTCTGTTGTTTGAAACGAAAAAATATGATGAATGTGCTACCCTTATTAGAAGAATGAATTCTGTGACTTTGGGTAATATTCTGGCGGAAGTGCCACTCGAAGTTTTGTATGATTCAATGCCACACAGCTTGTCAATTCTTGAAGCTCTATACGTCAAACTTTTTGATAAAATAGACGAAGAATTTCCAAAAGAACATATTAGGACGGATCTTTTAGTTAAAAGGATGGTTACATGTTTTGCTATTTTAGCGAAGTCGACAGATAAAAACTCCAACGTTTATTATCCATTCTGCAGGAATATTCTCCGAGTGGTGTCATCTGTGGAACCCGGATTACGGCACCAATTGAGACAGAAGAAAAAGGCTTTGGACAAATGTCTTAAACATTTGGGACAACATGGCCTTGTTGACAGTTCTGGTGGTTCACTAATGAATTTACACGATTCTCTtaaacttgaaattgaaaaagtTGAAAATCAGTACAAAACTGCCTTGCAAAAATTAGACGAACTAAGTTTATCAGCTAAACATCCGATGTCAAGTTCTATAACATTTGGGAAAGCACCGACTTTGGTCAGTCATCAAAGATTGATGCAACTGAGCAGAGATGAAGTTGAAAGCCGTCTAATAAAAAACAGAACTGTATATAACATAATCGAACCTGCAATTACAAaccagtatttaaaaaaactCATTCACATATTAGAGAAACGGATTGAATACGATAAAATATCGATGTTTCACGAAAATGAACTGAGGAAATCGTGTGAAAACCTTCCAGATGACGCATTTATGTCTACGACGCTCCAGCATTTCTCTCAAGGGTACGCAGTAATCATTCGACTTTTGAAGGAAGTAGCCGAGGAGGAAGAAGCACCAACAGAGGATGAAGCGCCATCTAGTGATGAGGATATTGTTTCTCCTGTTACGCATATGGACAGAatgaaaacaatttcaaattttaatgggcTTTTTACTCTTAAAACAAATG GCGGCAGTACGGGTAGAGGATTTTTACGAACAGACAAAAAAG GTCTTCGTCCTTCTATTATATCAGGACCGTTTCCGTTCAATTCCAAATCCTTAAATGGTACTACAAACGGATATTCACGACCAATCAGACACAGCTTCTCACATGTAAACGGTCATAGTTTGACAAATGGACATTCTCATCACCATGACAACAAAATGGAAAATCTTGAAAAAGAAGTGGAGAATTTAAAATTGGAACTTGAAACAAGCAGACAGGAAATAAAAAGATTACAAGAACACGAGCAGGAATTAACGGATAG ATTGGCAGATCAAGTGCAGAGTCAATTTACAACAAATAATCAACATTTTGAGGATTTAAATCTCGGAGAAAATCGACCAACTGAATTAGTCAGACAATATGGTAATTTGTATAGTGATGCACGAATGGACGCAATTGATGCTCTGGACAGTATCGAGGAACTAGGGGAGTTATCGTTACTGAAAGAGAAAATCTTATTTTCTGTCGTTGTG CTTTCATTTCGTGACACTCAACAAATGCTTCATGAAATTAAAGGAAAACTACGCCATGTTTTAAATCTTCCTCATCCCGATGCTAGTCAGAACACTGTTGATGAAATCACGCAGAAAATGGAATCACAACTCAATCTCTACCTCCAACATACGTCACATCGTTACGATCTTACAGTTGTCACACAG GACGTCTGCAGACAAATTTATGCCACACTGTTTGACTACCCATGTCTCAAAGACTGTATTGGATTACAGAAATATATTACTGCTAGTGTTCGTGTCGCATGGGGACTAACAGTTCAAAATCCGCCATATGTAATTCAGTATGACTCTCGCAAGTTCAACCCGGATATACACACAAGGTTTCACTCATCAAATTCTACTTCCGATGGAATTCAAACTTTCATTTGGCCTGGATTAACAGAAGGCTACGGTGGGCATTGTGTTTGCAAAGCAGTTGTGATAACGTAG
- the LOC143073292 gene encoding uncharacterized protein LOC143073292 isoform X3, producing MGSMDTEDSSTETESSGSGRMAERIRPEKTPRQRVQKIWRNVRWAQSFPEETLAMESTEITPNFALRKIALLFETKKYDECATLIRRMNSVTLGNILAEVPLEVLYDSMPHSLSILEALYVKLFDKIDEEFPKEHIRTDLLVKRMVTCFAILAKSTDKNSNVYYPFCRNILRVVSSVEPGLRHQLRQKKKALDKCLKHLGQHGLVDSSGGSLMNLHDSLKLEIEKVENQYKTALQKLDELSLSAKHPMSSSITFGKAPTLVSHQRLMQLSRDEVESRLIKNRTVYNIIEPAITNQYLKKLIHILEKRIEYDKISMFHENELRKSCENLPDDAFMSTTLQHFSQGYAVIIRLLKEVAEEEEAPTEDEAPSSDEDIVSPVTHMDRMKTISNFNGLFTLKTNGLRPSIISGPFPFNSKSLNGTTNGYSRPIRHSFSHVNGHSLTNGHSHHHDNKMENLEKEVENLKLELETSRQEIKRLQEHEQELTDRLADQVQSQFTTNNQHFEDLNLGENRPTELVRQYGNLYSDARMDAIDALDSIEELGELSLLKEKILFSVVVLSFRDTQQMLHEIKGKLRHVLNLPHPDASQNTVDEITQKMESQLNLYLQHTSHRYDLTVVTQDVCRQIYATLFDYPCLKDCIGLQKYITASVRVAWGLTVQNPPYVIQYDSRKFNPDIHTRFHSSNSTSDGIQTFIWPGLTEGYGGHCVCKAVVIT from the exons ATGGGATCTATGGACACGGAAGATAGTTCGACCGAA aCGGAGAGTTCTGGATCTGGAAGGATGGCAGAGCGAATACGTCCAGAGAAGACACCTCGACAAAGAGTTCAGAAAATATGGCGTAATGTCCGATGGGCGCAGTCCTTTCCAGAAGAAACATTGGCAATGGAGTCAACTGAAATAACACCAAACTTCGCCTTGAGGAAAATTGCTCTGTTGTTTGAAACGAAAAAATATGATGAATGTGCTACCCTTATTAGAAGAATGAATTCTGTGACTTTGGGTAATATTCTGGCGGAAGTGCCACTCGAAGTTTTGTATGATTCAATGCCACACAGCTTGTCAATTCTTGAAGCTCTATACGTCAAACTTTTTGATAAAATAGACGAAGAATTTCCAAAAGAACATATTAGGACGGATCTTTTAGTTAAAAGGATGGTTACATGTTTTGCTATTTTAGCGAAGTCGACAGATAAAAACTCCAACGTTTATTATCCATTCTGCAGGAATATTCTCCGAGTGGTGTCATCTGTGGAACCCGGATTACGGCACCAATTGAGACAGAAGAAAAAGGCTTTGGACAAATGTCTTAAACATTTGGGACAACATGGCCTTGTTGACAGTTCTGGTGGTTCACTAATGAATTTACACGATTCTCTtaaacttgaaattgaaaaagtTGAAAATCAGTACAAAACTGCCTTGCAAAAATTAGACGAACTAAGTTTATCAGCTAAACATCCGATGTCAAGTTCTATAACATTTGGGAAAGCACCGACTTTGGTCAGTCATCAAAGATTGATGCAACTGAGCAGAGATGAAGTTGAAAGCCGTCTAATAAAAAACAGAACTGTATATAACATAATCGAACCTGCAATTACAAaccagtatttaaaaaaactCATTCACATATTAGAGAAACGGATTGAATACGATAAAATATCGATGTTTCACGAAAATGAACTGAGGAAATCGTGTGAAAACCTTCCAGATGACGCATTTATGTCTACGACGCTCCAGCATTTCTCTCAAGGGTACGCAGTAATCATTCGACTTTTGAAGGAAGTAGCCGAGGAGGAAGAAGCACCAACAGAGGATGAAGCGCCATCTAGTGATGAGGATATTGTTTCTCCTGTTACGCATATGGACAGAatgaaaacaatttcaaattttaatgggcTTTTTACTCTTAAAACAAATG GTCTTCGTCCTTCTATTATATCAGGACCGTTTCCGTTCAATTCCAAATCCTTAAATGGTACTACAAACGGATATTCACGACCAATCAGACACAGCTTCTCACATGTAAACGGTCATAGTTTGACAAATGGACATTCTCATCACCATGACAACAAAATGGAAAATCTTGAAAAAGAAGTGGAGAATTTAAAATTGGAACTTGAAACAAGCAGACAGGAAATAAAAAGATTACAAGAACACGAGCAGGAATTAACGGATAG ATTGGCAGATCAAGTGCAGAGTCAATTTACAACAAATAATCAACATTTTGAGGATTTAAATCTCGGAGAAAATCGACCAACTGAATTAGTCAGACAATATGGTAATTTGTATAGTGATGCACGAATGGACGCAATTGATGCTCTGGACAGTATCGAGGAACTAGGGGAGTTATCGTTACTGAAAGAGAAAATCTTATTTTCTGTCGTTGTG CTTTCATTTCGTGACACTCAACAAATGCTTCATGAAATTAAAGGAAAACTACGCCATGTTTTAAATCTTCCTCATCCCGATGCTAGTCAGAACACTGTTGATGAAATCACGCAGAAAATGGAATCACAACTCAATCTCTACCTCCAACATACGTCACATCGTTACGATCTTACAGTTGTCACACAG GACGTCTGCAGACAAATTTATGCCACACTGTTTGACTACCCATGTCTCAAAGACTGTATTGGATTACAGAAATATATTACTGCTAGTGTTCGTGTCGCATGGGGACTAACAGTTCAAAATCCGCCATATGTAATTCAGTATGACTCTCGCAAGTTCAACCCGGATATACACACAAGGTTTCACTCATCAAATTCTACTTCCGATGGAATTCAAACTTTCATTTGGCCTGGATTAACAGAAGGCTACGGTGGGCATTGTGTTTGCAAAGCAGTTGTGATAACGTAG
- the LOC143073292 gene encoding uncharacterized protein LOC143073292 isoform X4 yields MAERIRPEKTPRQRVQKIWRNVRWAQSFPEETLAMESTEITPNFALRKIALLFETKKYDECATLIRRMNSVTLGNILAEVPLEVLYDSMPHSLSILEALYVKLFDKIDEEFPKEHIRTDLLVKRMVTCFAILAKSTDKNSNVYYPFCRNILRVVSSVEPGLRHQLRQKKKALDKCLKHLGQHGLVDSSGGSLMNLHDSLKLEIEKVENQYKTALQKLDELSLSAKHPMSSSITFGKAPTLVSHQRLMQLSRDEVESRLIKNRTVYNIIEPAITNQYLKKLIHILEKRIEYDKISMFHENELRKSCENLPDDAFMSTTLQHFSQGYAVIIRLLKEVAEEEEAPTEDEAPSSDEDIVSPVTHMDRMKTISNFNGLFTLKTNGGSTGRGFLRTDKKGLRPSIISGPFPFNSKSLNGTTNGYSRPIRHSFSHVNGHSLTNGHSHHHDNKMENLEKEVENLKLELETSRQEIKRLQEHEQELTDRLADQVQSQFTTNNQHFEDLNLGENRPTELVRQYGNLYSDARMDAIDALDSIEELGELSLLKEKILFSVVVLSFRDTQQMLHEIKGKLRHVLNLPHPDASQNTVDEITQKMESQLNLYLQHTSHRYDLTVVTQDVCRQIYATLFDYPCLKDCIGLQKYITASVRVAWGLTVQNPPYVIQYDSRKFNPDIHTRFHSSNSTSDGIQTFIWPGLTEGYGGHCVCKAVVIT; encoded by the exons ATGGCAGAGCGAATACGTCCAGAGAAGACACCTCGACAAAGAGTTCAGAAAATATGGCGTAATGTCCGATGGGCGCAGTCCTTTCCAGAAGAAACATTGGCAATGGAGTCAACTGAAATAACACCAAACTTCGCCTTGAGGAAAATTGCTCTGTTGTTTGAAACGAAAAAATATGATGAATGTGCTACCCTTATTAGAAGAATGAATTCTGTGACTTTGGGTAATATTCTGGCGGAAGTGCCACTCGAAGTTTTGTATGATTCAATGCCACACAGCTTGTCAATTCTTGAAGCTCTATACGTCAAACTTTTTGATAAAATAGACGAAGAATTTCCAAAAGAACATATTAGGACGGATCTTTTAGTTAAAAGGATGGTTACATGTTTTGCTATTTTAGCGAAGTCGACAGATAAAAACTCCAACGTTTATTATCCATTCTGCAGGAATATTCTCCGAGTGGTGTCATCTGTGGAACCCGGATTACGGCACCAATTGAGACAGAAGAAAAAGGCTTTGGACAAATGTCTTAAACATTTGGGACAACATGGCCTTGTTGACAGTTCTGGTGGTTCACTAATGAATTTACACGATTCTCTtaaacttgaaattgaaaaagtTGAAAATCAGTACAAAACTGCCTTGCAAAAATTAGACGAACTAAGTTTATCAGCTAAACATCCGATGTCAAGTTCTATAACATTTGGGAAAGCACCGACTTTGGTCAGTCATCAAAGATTGATGCAACTGAGCAGAGATGAAGTTGAAAGCCGTCTAATAAAAAACAGAACTGTATATAACATAATCGAACCTGCAATTACAAaccagtatttaaaaaaactCATTCACATATTAGAGAAACGGATTGAATACGATAAAATATCGATGTTTCACGAAAATGAACTGAGGAAATCGTGTGAAAACCTTCCAGATGACGCATTTATGTCTACGACGCTCCAGCATTTCTCTCAAGGGTACGCAGTAATCATTCGACTTTTGAAGGAAGTAGCCGAGGAGGAAGAAGCACCAACAGAGGATGAAGCGCCATCTAGTGATGAGGATATTGTTTCTCCTGTTACGCATATGGACAGAatgaaaacaatttcaaattttaatgggcTTTTTACTCTTAAAACAAATG GCGGCAGTACGGGTAGAGGATTTTTACGAACAGACAAAAAAG GTCTTCGTCCTTCTATTATATCAGGACCGTTTCCGTTCAATTCCAAATCCTTAAATGGTACTACAAACGGATATTCACGACCAATCAGACACAGCTTCTCACATGTAAACGGTCATAGTTTGACAAATGGACATTCTCATCACCATGACAACAAAATGGAAAATCTTGAAAAAGAAGTGGAGAATTTAAAATTGGAACTTGAAACAAGCAGACAGGAAATAAAAAGATTACAAGAACACGAGCAGGAATTAACGGATAG ATTGGCAGATCAAGTGCAGAGTCAATTTACAACAAATAATCAACATTTTGAGGATTTAAATCTCGGAGAAAATCGACCAACTGAATTAGTCAGACAATATGGTAATTTGTATAGTGATGCACGAATGGACGCAATTGATGCTCTGGACAGTATCGAGGAACTAGGGGAGTTATCGTTACTGAAAGAGAAAATCTTATTTTCTGTCGTTGTG CTTTCATTTCGTGACACTCAACAAATGCTTCATGAAATTAAAGGAAAACTACGCCATGTTTTAAATCTTCCTCATCCCGATGCTAGTCAGAACACTGTTGATGAAATCACGCAGAAAATGGAATCACAACTCAATCTCTACCTCCAACATACGTCACATCGTTACGATCTTACAGTTGTCACACAG GACGTCTGCAGACAAATTTATGCCACACTGTTTGACTACCCATGTCTCAAAGACTGTATTGGATTACAGAAATATATTACTGCTAGTGTTCGTGTCGCATGGGGACTAACAGTTCAAAATCCGCCATATGTAATTCAGTATGACTCTCGCAAGTTCAACCCGGATATACACACAAGGTTTCACTCATCAAATTCTACTTCCGATGGAATTCAAACTTTCATTTGGCCTGGATTAACAGAAGGCTACGGTGGGCATTGTGTTTGCAAAGCAGTTGTGATAACGTAG
- the LOC143073292 gene encoding uncharacterized protein LOC143073292 isoform X1 encodes MGSMDTEDSSTETESSGSGRMAERIRPEKTPRQRVQKIWRNVRWAQSFPEETLAMESTEITPNFALRKIALLFETKKYDECATLIRRMNSVTLGNILAEVPLEVLYDSMPHSLSILEALYVKLFDKIDEEFPKEHIRTDLLVKRMVTCFAILAKSTDKNSNVYYPFCRNILRVVSSVEPGLRHQLRQKKKALDKCLKHLGQHGLVDSSGGSLMNLHDSLKLEIEKVENQYKTALQKLDELSLSAKHPMSSSITFGKAPTLVSHQRLMQLSRDEVESRLIKNRTVYNIIEPAITNQYLKKLIHILEKRIEYDKISMFHENELRKSCENLPDDAFMSTTLQHFSQGYAVIIRLLKEVAEEEEAPTEDEAPSSDEDIVSPVTHMDRMKTISNFNGLFTLKTNGGSTGRGFLRTDKKGLRPSIISGPFPFNSKSLNGTTNGYSRPIRHSFSHVNGHSLTNGHSHHHDNKMENLEKEVENLKLELETSRQEIKRLQEHEQELTDRLADQVQSQFTTNNQHFEDLNLGENRPTELVRQYGNLYSDARMDAIDALDSIEELGELSLLKEKILFSVVVLSFRDTQQMLHEIKGKLRHVLNLPHPDASQNTVDEITQKMESQLNLYLQHTSHRYDLTVVTQDVCRQIYATLFDYPCLKDCIGLQKYITASVRVAWGLTVQNPPYVIQYDSRKFNPDIHTRFHSSNSTSDGIQTFIWPGLTEGYGGHCVCKAVVIT; translated from the exons ATGGGATCTATGGACACGGAAGATAGTTCGACCGAA aCGGAGAGTTCTGGATCTGGAAGGATGGCAGAGCGAATACGTCCAGAGAAGACACCTCGACAAAGAGTTCAGAAAATATGGCGTAATGTCCGATGGGCGCAGTCCTTTCCAGAAGAAACATTGGCAATGGAGTCAACTGAAATAACACCAAACTTCGCCTTGAGGAAAATTGCTCTGTTGTTTGAAACGAAAAAATATGATGAATGTGCTACCCTTATTAGAAGAATGAATTCTGTGACTTTGGGTAATATTCTGGCGGAAGTGCCACTCGAAGTTTTGTATGATTCAATGCCACACAGCTTGTCAATTCTTGAAGCTCTATACGTCAAACTTTTTGATAAAATAGACGAAGAATTTCCAAAAGAACATATTAGGACGGATCTTTTAGTTAAAAGGATGGTTACATGTTTTGCTATTTTAGCGAAGTCGACAGATAAAAACTCCAACGTTTATTATCCATTCTGCAGGAATATTCTCCGAGTGGTGTCATCTGTGGAACCCGGATTACGGCACCAATTGAGACAGAAGAAAAAGGCTTTGGACAAATGTCTTAAACATTTGGGACAACATGGCCTTGTTGACAGTTCTGGTGGTTCACTAATGAATTTACACGATTCTCTtaaacttgaaattgaaaaagtTGAAAATCAGTACAAAACTGCCTTGCAAAAATTAGACGAACTAAGTTTATCAGCTAAACATCCGATGTCAAGTTCTATAACATTTGGGAAAGCACCGACTTTGGTCAGTCATCAAAGATTGATGCAACTGAGCAGAGATGAAGTTGAAAGCCGTCTAATAAAAAACAGAACTGTATATAACATAATCGAACCTGCAATTACAAaccagtatttaaaaaaactCATTCACATATTAGAGAAACGGATTGAATACGATAAAATATCGATGTTTCACGAAAATGAACTGAGGAAATCGTGTGAAAACCTTCCAGATGACGCATTTATGTCTACGACGCTCCAGCATTTCTCTCAAGGGTACGCAGTAATCATTCGACTTTTGAAGGAAGTAGCCGAGGAGGAAGAAGCACCAACAGAGGATGAAGCGCCATCTAGTGATGAGGATATTGTTTCTCCTGTTACGCATATGGACAGAatgaaaacaatttcaaattttaatgggcTTTTTACTCTTAAAACAAATG GCGGCAGTACGGGTAGAGGATTTTTACGAACAGACAAAAAAG GTCTTCGTCCTTCTATTATATCAGGACCGTTTCCGTTCAATTCCAAATCCTTAAATGGTACTACAAACGGATATTCACGACCAATCAGACACAGCTTCTCACATGTAAACGGTCATAGTTTGACAAATGGACATTCTCATCACCATGACAACAAAATGGAAAATCTTGAAAAAGAAGTGGAGAATTTAAAATTGGAACTTGAAACAAGCAGACAGGAAATAAAAAGATTACAAGAACACGAGCAGGAATTAACGGATAG ATTGGCAGATCAAGTGCAGAGTCAATTTACAACAAATAATCAACATTTTGAGGATTTAAATCTCGGAGAAAATCGACCAACTGAATTAGTCAGACAATATGGTAATTTGTATAGTGATGCACGAATGGACGCAATTGATGCTCTGGACAGTATCGAGGAACTAGGGGAGTTATCGTTACTGAAAGAGAAAATCTTATTTTCTGTCGTTGTG CTTTCATTTCGTGACACTCAACAAATGCTTCATGAAATTAAAGGAAAACTACGCCATGTTTTAAATCTTCCTCATCCCGATGCTAGTCAGAACACTGTTGATGAAATCACGCAGAAAATGGAATCACAACTCAATCTCTACCTCCAACATACGTCACATCGTTACGATCTTACAGTTGTCACACAG GACGTCTGCAGACAAATTTATGCCACACTGTTTGACTACCCATGTCTCAAAGACTGTATTGGATTACAGAAATATATTACTGCTAGTGTTCGTGTCGCATGGGGACTAACAGTTCAAAATCCGCCATATGTAATTCAGTATGACTCTCGCAAGTTCAACCCGGATATACACACAAGGTTTCACTCATCAAATTCTACTTCCGATGGAATTCAAACTTTCATTTGGCCTGGATTAACAGAAGGCTACGGTGGGCATTGTGTTTGCAAAGCAGTTGTGATAACGTAG